From the genome of Oligoflexus sp., one region includes:
- a CDS encoding heavy metal translocating P-type ATPase gives MDSCCTPADGKQTQKVPESKAHEDTRSARSSFRIPQMDCASEVSTIQGKLEGEAGIWNMKFDISNRLLTVNFDDQIISSEKIREMLKAIGLPATVQESQTEAEDSHNHEGFSTSYLRLALAGACAIGAEVLELSFPNLSEWIVFTLAAVAVLLSGIDVYKKGFIALSRAQLNINALMSIAVTGALALRQWPEAAMVMFLFAVAELIEAKAFDRARNAFRKLLELAPDTTTVMSSAGAWEARATREVKIGTLARVRPGERISLDGVIAKGSSSINQAPITGESVPVEKTIGDKVFAGTINEAAEIEYKTTSAATDSTLAKIVETVDNAQGARAPTQRFIDRFSKYYTPAVFFIALAVAILPPLFGGGAWFDWLYKALVLLVIACPCALVISTPVTIVSGLSGAAKHGVLIKGGAYLERGSKLKIIALDKTGTLTYGKPHQTDFSLLDGGDEKEARSIAASLASRSDHPVSQAIALKAQEDGVPLLNVDDFAAMSGRGTKGMIGSRQYFLANHRFIEEIKVCSPTVEKLLEAYEREGKTVTILATSERALAVMGVRDAVRPSSSEAIASLHKLGLKTLMLSGDNQLTAEKIAKEVGIDEAVGHLLPADKMKAIQKYSQKKLLIGMVGDGINDAPALASADIGFSMGVAGTDVAIETSDVAIMDDDLRKVPVFIQLSRKTNKVLKQNITVAIGIKAVFFVLTLMGLSTMWMAVFADTGASLLVVLNGLRLNR, from the coding sequence ATGGATTCATGCTGTACGCCTGCCGATGGAAAGCAGACCCAAAAGGTTCCTGAGTCCAAAGCTCATGAGGATACCAGGTCCGCGCGCTCGTCTTTTCGCATCCCTCAGATGGACTGCGCAAGTGAAGTGTCCACGATCCAGGGAAAATTGGAAGGCGAGGCTGGTATCTGGAATATGAAATTTGATATCAGCAATCGGTTGCTGACCGTCAATTTCGATGATCAGATTATCTCCAGCGAAAAGATCCGGGAAATGTTGAAAGCGATTGGATTACCCGCCACAGTCCAGGAAAGCCAGACTGAGGCAGAAGATTCTCACAATCATGAGGGTTTTTCCACAAGCTATCTGAGGCTGGCTTTGGCTGGCGCTTGTGCCATTGGCGCTGAGGTCCTGGAGCTGAGTTTCCCAAATCTTTCTGAATGGATCGTGTTTACTCTCGCTGCTGTTGCCGTTTTGCTGTCTGGTATCGATGTCTATAAAAAAGGGTTTATTGCCCTTTCGCGTGCGCAGCTGAATATCAATGCTCTGATGTCGATCGCTGTCACTGGGGCTTTGGCGTTAAGGCAGTGGCCGGAAGCGGCCATGGTGATGTTTCTTTTTGCCGTTGCAGAATTGATTGAAGCGAAGGCTTTCGACAGGGCTAGAAATGCCTTTCGGAAATTGTTGGAACTGGCCCCGGATACCACGACTGTCATGAGTTCGGCTGGTGCCTGGGAAGCGCGTGCCACCAGGGAAGTTAAAATTGGGACTTTGGCGCGTGTACGTCCTGGGGAAAGGATCAGCCTGGATGGGGTGATAGCCAAAGGAAGCTCATCCATCAACCAGGCACCCATAACAGGGGAGAGCGTGCCTGTTGAGAAAACCATCGGGGACAAGGTCTTTGCGGGAACGATCAATGAGGCCGCTGAAATCGAATACAAGACAACGTCCGCAGCGACGGATTCCACTCTGGCCAAGATAGTTGAGACTGTTGACAACGCACAGGGAGCACGAGCACCCACACAAAGGTTCATCGATCGGTTCTCCAAATATTACACACCGGCGGTGTTTTTTATTGCTCTTGCTGTTGCGATCCTGCCGCCGCTTTTTGGTGGCGGTGCCTGGTTCGATTGGCTCTATAAAGCGCTGGTGCTCCTGGTTATCGCCTGCCCTTGCGCTCTTGTGATCTCGACACCCGTGACGATTGTCAGCGGACTGAGTGGAGCGGCCAAACACGGAGTTTTGATCAAAGGCGGGGCCTATTTAGAAAGGGGGTCAAAGCTCAAGATTATTGCCCTGGACAAGACGGGAACACTCACCTACGGCAAACCCCACCAGACCGACTTTTCGCTTCTGGATGGCGGCGATGAAAAGGAAGCGCGATCGATAGCCGCCAGTCTCGCATCGCGTTCCGATCATCCCGTCTCTCAGGCGATTGCCTTGAAAGCTCAGGAGGATGGCGTCCCCTTGCTCAATGTCGATGACTTCGCGGCGATGAGCGGGCGTGGCACAAAGGGAATGATTGGCAGCCGGCAATATTTTCTGGCTAATCATCGGTTTATCGAGGAGATAAAAGTCTGCTCGCCCACTGTTGAAAAACTGCTTGAAGCCTACGAACGGGAAGGCAAAACGGTCACCATACTCGCTACCTCTGAGCGGGCTTTGGCAGTCATGGGTGTGCGGGATGCAGTGAGACCATCCAGCAGCGAGGCTATTGCAAGCCTGCACAAACTGGGTTTGAAGACTCTCATGCTGTCCGGTGACAACCAGTTGACTGCAGAGAAGATCGCCAAAGAGGTGGGGATTGATGAGGCAGTGGGTCATCTCCTGCCGGCGGACAAGATGAAGGCCATTCAGAAGTACAGCCAGAAGAAGCTACTCATCGGAATGGTCGGCGATGGCATCAACGATGCGCCAGCGCTTGCCAGTGCTGACATTGGCTTTTCGATGGGGGTTGCAGGTACGGATGTCGCTATCGAGACATCTGATGTGGCAATTATGGACGATGATCTGCGGAAGGTTCCGGTTTTCATTCAGCTATCACGAAAGACGAATAAAGTTCTGAAACAGAATATAACTGTGGCGATCGGCATCAAGGCGGTTTTTTTCGTGCTGACACTTATGGGGTTGAGTACCATGTGGATGGCGGTTTTCGCAGATACCGGGGCAAGCCTTTTGGTTGTCCTGAATGGATTGAGATTGAATCGATAA